The following are from one region of the Cyanobium sp. ATX 6F1 genome:
- a CDS encoding IS3 family transposase — MAENLLQQEFTPPEPNRCWAGDITYIRTSSGWRYLAVWIDLYSRRVVGWAMAATMEATLVLEALNRALGHRQIEPEQLLIHTDQGSQYRATAYRQLLESRQISCSMSAKGCCWDNAVVESFFSTLKHELDLDEDAEALHTPQQLQRYLAFWIDGYYSRERRHSTISYLSPIDYEQQFIATRTVISAGP; from the coding sequence GTGGCTGAGAACCTGCTGCAGCAGGAATTCACGCCCCCAGAGCCGAACCGCTGTTGGGCAGGTGACATCACCTACATCCGCACCAGCAGCGGTTGGCGTTATCTCGCGGTTTGGATCGATCTGTACAGCCGCCGCGTGGTCGGCTGGGCCATGGCCGCCACCATGGAAGCCACATTGGTGCTGGAGGCCCTCAATCGGGCCCTTGGGCACCGCCAGATCGAACCGGAACAGCTTTTGATCCACACGGACCAGGGCAGCCAGTACCGGGCTACGGCCTACCGGCAGCTGCTGGAGAGCCGCCAGATCAGCTGCAGCATGTCGGCCAAGGGTTGCTGCTGGGACAACGCTGTGGTGGAAAGCTTTTTCTCCACCCTCAAACACGAGCTCGACCTTGATGAGGACGCTGAAGCCCTGCACACGCCCCAGCAGCTGCAGCGTTATCTGGCCTTCTGGATCGACGGTTACTACAGCCGTGAGCGACGTCACTCAACGATCAGCTACCTCAGCCCGATCGACTACGAGCAGCAGTTCATCGCTACCCGTACAGTCATCTCCGCGGGGCCCTGA
- a CDS encoding FkbM family methyltransferase produces the protein MTDNQLYRSSDIGAAFQRMNARQIEVRSLINIGAGKGDDIGFFRNHWSQLDALLIDMDERFVPTWNELSQSYPGVKHIVCGAGSKDTEGFFQKSNDTGGALGSGDGSGENTHKTPVRRIDTLVKEFAMPGPFFLKFDTHGVELDVLEGAAETLKQTNLVMMECYNFKLNFVDGKNLTFDEMSLHMKSIGFRCIDMCDLLFRPGDMALWQFHMIFIRSSHPTWNRNSYSTR, from the coding sequence ATGACCGACAACCAACTTTACCGAAGCTCAGATATTGGGGCGGCGTTCCAGCGCATGAACGCTCGTCAGATTGAAGTGAGAAGCTTGATAAATATTGGAGCCGGGAAGGGAGATGATATCGGCTTCTTCAGAAATCACTGGAGCCAACTGGACGCCTTGTTAATAGATATGGATGAAAGGTTTGTTCCCACATGGAACGAACTCTCACAGAGTTATCCCGGCGTCAAACATATAGTCTGTGGTGCAGGAAGTAAGGACACGGAGGGCTTCTTTCAGAAGAGCAACGATACTGGCGGCGCCCTCGGATCTGGAGACGGCAGCGGCGAGAACACCCACAAAACGCCGGTTCGCAGAATCGACACACTCGTCAAGGAATTCGCAATGCCAGGGCCCTTTTTTCTCAAGTTTGACACCCACGGCGTTGAGCTGGATGTTCTTGAAGGCGCTGCCGAAACCCTAAAGCAAACCAACTTAGTCATGATGGAGTGCTACAACTTCAAATTAAACTTTGTTGACGGGAAGAATCTTACGTTTGACGAAATGTCTCTGCATATGAAGTCAATTGGCTTTCGTTGCATTGACATGTGTGATCTGCTATTTCGGCCAGGCGACATGGCATTATGGCAGTTTCACATGATTTTTATTCGCTCCAGCCATCCGACATGGAATCGTAATAGCTACTCGACAAGGTAA
- a CDS encoding HpcH/HpaI aldolase family protein, translating into MACPTVAALLSSQGFDWIWIDTEHGSISVETVQMMIQASQGTDAVPLVRLAENFSWMAKAHLDAGAMGIITPMINSATDACDSVAALRYPPQGIRGFGPAMAPTRWRTKDAKSYAAVADQEILAIAQIEHITAVDAIDEIVAVPGLDLVFVGMYDLSASLGLLGQVDHPSVVAAAHRVLESAQRAGVAAGVIALEPEAIRQRREEGFQFIAVTTDTVLLSEGACGLLNELQR; encoded by the coding sequence TTGGCCTGCCCTACGGTGGCGGCCTTGCTGTCCTCCCAGGGGTTCGACTGGATTTGGATCGATACCGAACATGGTTCAATATCTGTTGAAACGGTTCAGATGATGATCCAGGCCAGCCAGGGTACAGACGCCGTGCCCCTTGTACGACTGGCCGAGAATTTCAGCTGGATGGCCAAGGCCCATCTGGATGCAGGTGCCATGGGGATCATCACGCCCATGATCAATTCCGCAACGGATGCGTGCGATTCAGTTGCCGCCCTGAGATATCCACCTCAGGGGATAAGAGGATTCGGCCCAGCCATGGCACCGACCCGCTGGAGAACGAAAGATGCGAAATCCTACGCGGCAGTCGCCGACCAAGAGATCCTGGCCATTGCGCAGATCGAACACATCACCGCCGTGGACGCCATTGACGAGATCGTGGCTGTCCCTGGCCTTGATCTTGTGTTCGTGGGCATGTATGACCTTTCCGCAAGCCTCGGACTACTAGGCCAAGTAGATCATCCAAGCGTCGTTGCGGCAGCACACCGTGTTCTGGAATCCGCCCAGAGGGCAGGAGTAGCAGCCGGGGTGATCGCACTGGAACCCGAGGCCATTCGGCAACGGCGAGAGGAGGGATTTCAGTTCATTGCCGTGACTACAGATACCGTCCTGCTCAGCGAAGGTGCGTGTGGTCTGCTAAATGAACTGCAACGCTGA
- a CDS encoding FkbM family methyltransferase, translating to MTQSSFKQLLDSIRQLKVELSPEEKLQLANELHEIQKLDYTDGELFLHADSTVERDLRSISCRKEPMTVAWLKRELKPGDVLYDIGANVGAYSLIASHASQRKATIYAFEPSFQNFRQLCRNIILNNCESSIIPFQIPLCKKHCLDRFHYQNLESGGALHSFSRNIDYKSEAFEPVVSLGMLGLSLNDLVEIPGVLLPDLLKVDVDGLEYDILLGASNVLQNSQLRSILIELNEDLPEETQNIIDLLYAQGLVPLEKHKLHRNLHNYIFERDSSRAEESVHASGVKLASSREKGW from the coding sequence ATGACCCAATCAAGTTTCAAACAATTACTTGACTCTATCCGTCAACTAAAGGTTGAACTTTCGCCCGAAGAAAAACTACAGCTCGCCAACGAGCTTCATGAGATTCAGAAGCTGGACTATACCGATGGGGAATTATTTTTACACGCCGATTCGACTGTGGAACGAGATTTGAGATCTATTTCCTGCAGGAAGGAGCCGATGACTGTTGCATGGCTAAAACGGGAATTAAAACCTGGAGATGTCCTTTACGATATTGGCGCCAATGTCGGCGCGTATTCATTAATAGCATCCCATGCGTCCCAAAGGAAAGCAACAATATACGCTTTTGAGCCAAGTTTTCAGAATTTCAGGCAACTCTGCAGAAACATTATTTTAAACAATTGCGAAAGTAGCATTATTCCGTTTCAAATTCCACTTTGCAAAAAACACTGCCTAGATCGATTCCATTACCAAAACTTGGAATCAGGTGGCGCTCTTCATTCTTTTTCTCGCAACATTGATTACAAGTCTGAAGCCTTTGAGCCAGTTGTTTCATTGGGAATGCTCGGACTTTCACTCAATGACCTTGTAGAGATTCCGGGTGTGTTACTACCAGATTTACTCAAAGTCGATGTCGACGGCTTAGAGTACGATATCCTATTAGGAGCCTCAAATGTTTTGCAGAACAGTCAGCTGAGATCAATCTTGATTGAGCTCAATGAGGACTTACCTGAAGAAACACAAAACATTATCGACTTGCTTTATGCTCAAGGCTTGGTCCCACTAGAAAAACATAAGCTTCATCGCAATCTTCATAATTATATATTTGAACGAGATTCGAGCCGAGCCGAGGAATCTGTGCATGCTTCGGGAGTAAAGTTGGCGTCATCAAGAGAGAAGGGTTGGTAA
- a CDS encoding transposase, translating into MTNLTKTRRRFTPLQKQEAIEFCLSEGLSCTAVAQRLGIPISSLAKWVRQARIDRGDFGPSDQGQLTTDERGELTRLRQENRELRREKDFFRLAAAHFAKEQLPPRGFA; encoded by the coding sequence ATGACAAACCTGACCAAGACCAGACGCCGGTTCACGCCTCTGCAGAAGCAGGAGGCCATTGAGTTCTGCCTCAGTGAGGGCCTCAGCTGCACGGCTGTGGCTCAGCGACTTGGCATTCCCATCAGCAGCCTGGCCAAGTGGGTCAGACAGGCCCGCATTGATCGGGGTGATTTCGGACCCAGCGACCAGGGCCAGCTCACCACCGATGAACGTGGCGAACTGACGCGGCTGCGCCAGGAGAACCGTGAGCTCCGGAGGGAGAAGGATTTTTTCAGGCTGGCGGCAGCACACTTTGCAAAGGAGCAGCTGCCGCCGAGAGGTTTCGCCTGA
- a CDS encoding IS3 family transposase, which yields MSSDTAITTEVAAVFEQHRGFYGAPRIHQELRATGRLVGRHRVARLMRRAALKAIGEAFSVAAGSRREGVDQARFQAMPQQWQQGRWGG from the coding sequence TTGTCGTCGGACACTGCCATCACCACTGAGGTGGCCGCGGTGTTCGAGCAGCACCGCGGCTTCTATGGCGCCCCTCGGATCCATCAGGAACTGAGGGCCACTGGTCGCTTGGTGGGCCGGCACCGCGTCGCCCGGCTCATGCGTCGGGCTGCACTCAAGGCCATAGGCGAAGCCTTCTCCGTAGCCGCAGGCTCTCGAAGAGAAGGAGTAGACCAGGCGCGGTTTCAGGCCATGCCGCAACAGTGGCAGCAAGGCCGCTGGGGTGGCTGA
- a CDS encoding glycosyltransferase, producing the protein MPVSNKTAVLSVVIGSYNRLSLLHACIQSIRGSSITTRVYVTDAGSQDGTVEYLKSLNPKEVKCIFHPQKIGQAKAYNEIFNEITTPYTCWLSDDNIVVNDSLATAVSILEQDTRIGMVALKVRDMQGPFANEPYIGGISSSGILNVNQGLLRTNLLQGLGGFSEAFMDYGIDPDLTARILFSGNDIVYTRDTALHHWRDWGTDAQLERQLQKQKEYQTLYRKTFVQNQTKPKNRRLKRLYRNVGRLLKHAPGIQKSLRLKSLLRDINNIFSCHYISPYDPISCAGKVYYLRQSLQNQKRLKPSSVELETSEVLENAKKTDDPSHNKYFAEDSGVRIAINAQLLEGSAGGIETNLLQLLRALSLRNMPGDAQFLIGPGGESAWLNAHTSACQSIIAWQPIRYSHFSIQGWLIKIFRQIQSWKRSRLNNAHMSRTGIKGLEHELKSNGVELIHFPYQRFFPTSLPFIFEPWDLQHIYLPELFTKEEILFRNQHYKEASQKATVVVTATKSSKFDIVRHYQIPASKVAVIYRGIESQDIKPIEEKIAASGDGEQVSMYDEPYAIYPAKPWPHKNHERLFAALAKLRSESGLRIPLICTGRAVKGKEGFLEGLAEQYAIRDQIDCTGYLSEHEIQHYLANARLLLYPSLFEGLGIPLLEAMDQGVPIACSNVSCIPEVVGRSAIMFNPYSIDDIAAKILAVWSNDSLRMELAIRGKQRSKDFSWEHAASSFHLLYRFIARRPLSEHERIELQRLFC; encoded by the coding sequence ATGCCAGTTTCAAACAAGACAGCTGTACTTTCCGTCGTCATTGGTTCCTACAACCGATTGTCACTTCTGCACGCCTGCATTCAATCTATTCGCGGATCATCGATTACGACGCGAGTGTATGTTACAGATGCTGGATCACAAGACGGGACCGTTGAATATCTTAAGAGCCTCAACCCAAAAGAGGTCAAGTGCATCTTTCACCCTCAGAAGATTGGACAGGCAAAAGCCTACAATGAGATTTTTAACGAGATTACAACTCCCTACACATGCTGGCTAAGTGATGACAATATTGTTGTCAATGATAGTCTGGCCACCGCCGTCAGCATACTTGAACAGGACACCAGAATTGGAATGGTCGCCCTAAAAGTCCGTGACATGCAAGGGCCGTTCGCCAATGAACCATACATCGGCGGGATATCGAGTTCTGGGATCTTAAATGTAAATCAGGGTCTGCTTCGCACTAACCTTCTCCAAGGGCTAGGAGGTTTCAGTGAAGCCTTCATGGACTATGGCATTGATCCGGACCTTACTGCGAGGATTCTCTTCAGTGGGAATGATATTGTTTATACCCGCGATACAGCACTCCATCACTGGCGAGACTGGGGGACGGATGCGCAACTTGAACGACAACTACAGAAACAGAAAGAGTACCAGACTCTCTATCGGAAAACCTTTGTCCAGAATCAGACAAAACCCAAGAATCGTCGTCTCAAGAGACTGTATCGAAATGTCGGTCGACTGCTCAAGCACGCCCCTGGAATACAGAAAAGTCTTCGACTGAAAAGCCTGTTGAGAGATATCAACAACATATTCTCATGCCACTATATCAGTCCATACGATCCGATCAGCTGTGCAGGAAAAGTATACTACTTGCGGCAGTCATTGCAAAATCAAAAGCGATTGAAGCCATCATCAGTCGAGTTGGAGACATCGGAGGTGCTGGAAAATGCGAAAAAGACTGACGACCCAAGTCACAACAAGTATTTCGCTGAAGATTCAGGCGTCAGGATCGCCATCAATGCTCAGCTTCTCGAAGGAAGCGCAGGGGGAATCGAAACCAATTTGCTACAGCTACTCCGTGCTCTTTCCTTGCGTAACATGCCTGGAGATGCACAGTTTCTGATTGGGCCGGGCGGGGAGTCAGCATGGCTGAATGCGCATACATCAGCTTGTCAGTCGATCATCGCCTGGCAACCAATTCGGTATTCCCATTTTTCCATCCAAGGGTGGCTCATCAAAATTTTTCGTCAGATACAGAGTTGGAAGCGAAGCAGGCTCAATAATGCCCATATGAGCCGCACTGGAATCAAGGGACTTGAGCATGAATTGAAGTCTAATGGAGTGGAGCTCATCCACTTCCCCTACCAAAGATTTTTCCCGACGTCCCTCCCGTTTATATTTGAGCCCTGGGATCTTCAACACATCTATCTGCCTGAACTATTCACCAAGGAGGAGATACTCTTTAGAAACCAACACTATAAAGAAGCTTCTCAAAAAGCCACCGTTGTCGTAACAGCGACAAAAAGTTCAAAATTCGATATTGTGCGTCATTATCAGATTCCTGCGTCCAAAGTCGCCGTCATCTATCGAGGGATTGAATCACAAGACATCAAGCCAATAGAGGAAAAGATTGCAGCAAGTGGCGATGGTGAACAGGTTTCCATGTACGACGAACCCTATGCCATTTATCCAGCCAAGCCGTGGCCTCATAAGAACCATGAGCGCCTCTTCGCTGCCTTAGCCAAACTGAGAAGTGAGTCTGGGCTTCGCATCCCACTCATCTGTACTGGACGAGCCGTTAAGGGCAAGGAAGGATTTCTTGAAGGCTTAGCAGAACAGTATGCCATCAGGGACCAGATTGATTGCACTGGTTATCTGTCAGAGCATGAGATCCAACACTATCTGGCAAACGCAAGGCTACTGCTGTATCCATCCCTCTTTGAAGGGCTTGGTATCCCATTGCTGGAGGCCATGGATCAGGGAGTCCCGATCGCTTGCTCCAACGTCTCCTGCATTCCCGAAGTCGTTGGGAGATCGGCAATCATGTTCAATCCGTACTCAATCGATGACATCGCCGCTAAGATATTAGCTGTTTGGTCAAATGATAGCTTAAGAATGGAATTGGCCATCAGGGGGAAACAACGATCAAAGGACTTCTCGTGGGAGCACGCCGCAAGTTCATTTCATTTGCTGTATCGGTTTATTGCGAGACGCCCACTATCCGAGCATGAGAGAATTGAGCTTCAGCGACTATTCTGCTAG
- the istA gene encoding IS21 family transposase, with the protein MAPLCEPLTRASAISAVLSPQEQSSRDAALETPEDVQAILGLTAAGWGRRRIAKELGCSPETVRKYRRQGGWESYGTPRRIGVLDGQYDWLKERFLAHNGNADVVRQELASEKGIAVSLRTVERAVGQWRQELRAAALATVRFETPPGKQLQADFGETYARIAGERVKVHLCVLTLGYSRRLVVRAYRHERQANWLLTMEEAFRHWRGVPTEVLFDNARALVKEHDPGRQVLVFNERLDAFARYWGFLPKACRPYRARTKGKDERGVGYVKKNAVAGREFASWQALEAHLEQWCREVADVRIHGTTGEQPVVRFQREEAAALQPLPHKPSFLAERELVRVVHNDACVEVEGNWYSVPWKLLKQRVSVLLRDQQVLIRHGGRVVARHERMAANRRHRSVLRGHWDGLVPAPQQDLAERSLPSADGASCVGSASATSPPCGGGTRRRTGVMRSSELARSLAVYAAEVGEEVAV; encoded by the coding sequence ATGGCCCCCCTCTGCGAGCCACTGACCAGGGCCAGCGCCATCAGCGCGGTGCTGTCACCTCAGGAGCAGAGCTCCCGGGATGCGGCGTTGGAAACTCCAGAGGATGTCCAGGCGATCCTTGGCCTCACCGCGGCTGGCTGGGGCCGCCGGCGGATCGCCAAAGAACTGGGCTGCTCGCCTGAAACCGTCCGTAAGTACCGCCGTCAAGGAGGCTGGGAGTCCTACGGCACACCCCGGCGGATCGGCGTTCTTGATGGCCAGTACGACTGGCTCAAGGAGCGGTTCCTTGCCCACAACGGCAATGCCGATGTGGTGCGCCAGGAGCTGGCCAGCGAGAAGGGCATCGCCGTGTCACTGCGCACCGTGGAACGGGCGGTGGGGCAGTGGCGGCAGGAGTTGCGGGCTGCAGCGCTGGCGACAGTGCGGTTTGAGACGCCGCCGGGCAAGCAGCTGCAGGCGGATTTCGGTGAGACCTATGCCCGCATCGCTGGTGAACGGGTCAAGGTGCACCTGTGCGTGCTGACCCTGGGCTACTCGCGGCGGCTGGTGGTGCGGGCCTACCGGCATGAGCGCCAGGCCAACTGGTTACTCACCATGGAGGAGGCCTTCCGCCACTGGCGGGGCGTACCGACTGAGGTGTTGTTTGACAACGCCCGCGCCCTGGTCAAGGAGCACGATCCGGGCCGTCAGGTGCTGGTGTTCAACGAGCGGCTCGATGCCTTTGCCCGCTACTGGGGATTCCTTCCCAAAGCCTGCCGGCCCTACCGGGCCAGGACCAAGGGGAAGGACGAGCGCGGCGTCGGTTACGTCAAGAAGAACGCCGTGGCCGGCAGGGAGTTCGCCAGCTGGCAGGCGCTGGAAGCCCATCTCGAGCAGTGGTGCCGGGAGGTGGCCGACGTTCGCATCCACGGAACGACCGGTGAACAGCCGGTGGTGCGTTTCCAGCGGGAGGAGGCCGCTGCCCTGCAGCCGTTGCCCCATAAGCCGTCGTTCCTGGCGGAGCGGGAGCTGGTGCGGGTGGTCCACAACGACGCCTGCGTCGAGGTGGAGGGCAACTGGTACAGCGTCCCCTGGAAGCTGCTCAAACAGCGGGTGAGCGTGCTGCTGCGCGATCAGCAGGTGCTGATCCGCCATGGTGGCCGGGTTGTCGCCCGCCATGAACGAATGGCGGCCAATCGACGTCATCGCTCCGTGCTGCGGGGGCACTGGGATGGCCTGGTGCCAGCGCCGCAGCAGGACTTGGCCGAACGGTCACTGCCCTCAGCCGATGGCGCCAGCTGCGTTGGGTCCGCCTCAGCCACGTCCCCGCCCTGTGGGGGCGGAACGCGGCGGCGGACCGGCGTGATGCGCAGCTCAGAACTGGCGCGCTCCCTGGCGGTCTATGCCGCCGAGGTGGGCGAGGAGGTGGCGGTATGA
- the istB gene encoding IS21-like element helper ATPase IstB has translation MSPTKTGQPDRRLQPMATMPPIPVEELDDMLSRLRLTAIRDQLDNLLEEAARKELNLREALTWLCAAEIARKDQRRIAMAMSIAKFPFVRTMEGFEYEAQPSLDPGQIRELATCRWVANGDTLLLLGPPGVGKTHLAVALGREAVSKGYTVQYVSAMELISTLARAHNQTALEARLSQYGKSKLLIIDELGYLPLEPDAAHLFFQLISRRYERGSVLITSNRPVMEWGEVFGDQVVATAILDRLLHHSHVLTVRGDSYRLREKRRSGLIKSSSAVSTIPATGEEGSP, from the coding sequence ATGAGCCCAACGAAAACCGGGCAGCCGGATCGTCGCCTGCAGCCGATGGCCACGATGCCGCCGATCCCCGTAGAGGAGCTGGACGACATGCTCAGCCGCCTGCGGCTGACCGCCATTCGCGATCAGCTCGACAACCTGCTCGAGGAAGCGGCCCGCAAGGAGCTGAACTTGCGTGAGGCGTTGACCTGGCTGTGTGCGGCGGAGATCGCCCGCAAGGACCAGCGGCGAATCGCGATGGCGATGAGCATCGCCAAATTCCCGTTCGTGCGGACGATGGAGGGGTTTGAGTACGAGGCCCAGCCCTCGCTCGATCCAGGCCAGATCCGGGAACTCGCCACCTGCCGCTGGGTCGCCAACGGCGACACCCTGCTGCTGCTCGGTCCGCCAGGAGTAGGCAAGACCCACCTGGCCGTCGCCCTGGGCCGTGAGGCAGTGAGCAAGGGCTACACCGTGCAATACGTCTCGGCGATGGAGCTGATCTCCACCCTCGCCCGGGCCCACAACCAGACGGCGCTGGAGGCCCGGCTGAGCCAGTACGGCAAGAGCAAGCTGCTGATCATTGACGAGCTGGGCTACCTGCCGCTGGAGCCCGATGCGGCACACCTGTTCTTTCAGTTGATCTCACGCCGTTACGAGCGCGGCAGCGTCTTGATCACCTCCAACCGCCCCGTCATGGAGTGGGGCGAGGTGTTCGGTGATCAGGTCGTCGCCACCGCGATCCTCGATCGCCTACTGCACCACAGCCATGTGCTGACCGTACGGGGCGACAGCTACCGGCTGCGCGAGAAACGCCGCTCCGGTCTGATCAAGAGCAGCAGTGCCGTGAGCACCATCCCAGCCACCGGGGAGGAAGGGAGCCCATGA
- a CDS encoding acyltransferase, producing MRMEENMKASPLQMLVSRDEVVQAKAHYRPEIDGLRAVAVVAVIINHFNKSIYPGGYLGVDIFFVISGFVITSSLAGRSSKDLGDFLLGFYSRRVKRLIPALLVFVLITSLLISLFNPDPHLSLRTGIALELPRFCGQ from the coding sequence ATGCGGATGGAGGAGAACATGAAAGCTTCTCCCTTGCAAATGCTTGTTTCTCGGGATGAAGTTGTCCAGGCGAAGGCCCATTATCGCCCTGAGATCGATGGCTTGCGGGCCGTTGCCGTGGTTGCAGTCATTATCAATCACTTCAATAAGTCAATCTACCCGGGGGGATATCTAGGAGTCGATATCTTCTTTGTGATTTCCGGCTTTGTCATCACTTCCTCCCTGGCCGGTAGATCAAGCAAGGACCTCGGCGACTTTCTCCTGGGATTCTATTCCCGTCGTGTCAAGCGTCTGATCCCTGCCTTGCTTGTGTTCGTGCTGATCACGAGCCTGTTGATCTCCCTCTTTAATCCTGATCCACATCTCTCCCTGCGTACGGGTATTGCTTTGGAGTTACCCCGATTCTGTGGACAGTGA
- a CDS encoding SGNH hydrolase domain-containing protein, whose amino-acid sequence MSSFLAAGLLSTLVNKILSLYAGRTPSLVAVGPNSLKDPYRLQVQKDRLHERGYVWAGKPCYLEDDSEAGKEIPLAECTLGNFSTARQRVLVLGNSFSVAFTQAFDDLVLVDDFAVTITSSPGAWPVPNIPSLRRFGKANDWYWNHVIPELSGRLLPGDWVFLINDLSPFFQPSNSTSLSRDRLQKLRVGLEKLSARLASKGVRLAVLHGIPLAREANCDPVIAVRQWFHPFGSPCRIPDRVSTLRMRQDLDDVLMTLKHQGKIQVIDIFNVFCPEDSCTYTAPSGEVLYRDEYSHPSVEAVRLAAPILRRYLTALRGS is encoded by the coding sequence GTGTCCTCTTTTCTCGCGGCGGGCCTGCTATCTACCTTGGTGAATAAGATTCTCTCACTCTATGCGGGACGGACTCCTTCTCTGGTCGCAGTAGGGCCGAACTCGCTTAAGGATCCCTATCGTCTTCAGGTTCAGAAGGATCGGCTGCACGAGCGGGGTTACGTCTGGGCGGGCAAGCCATGCTATCTCGAGGATGATTCAGAAGCTGGCAAGGAAATTCCCCTTGCAGAGTGCACACTCGGCAATTTTTCCACCGCCCGCCAGCGGGTGCTTGTTCTGGGAAACTCCTTCTCCGTAGCCTTCACGCAGGCGTTCGACGATCTGGTTCTTGTGGATGACTTTGCAGTGACAATCACCTCCTCTCCCGGGGCCTGGCCCGTGCCGAACATTCCCAGCCTCAGGCGCTTTGGAAAGGCCAATGACTGGTACTGGAACCACGTGATCCCGGAGCTTTCCGGGCGCCTCTTGCCAGGCGACTGGGTTTTCCTCATCAATGATCTTTCACCGTTTTTCCAGCCGAGCAATTCCACTAGTCTGTCCAGGGACAGGCTTCAGAAGTTAAGGGTAGGCCTAGAAAAGCTTTCCGCAAGACTTGCCTCAAAGGGGGTGCGGTTGGCCGTGCTCCACGGAATACCTCTTGCACGCGAGGCGAACTGTGATCCCGTGATCGCCGTCAGGCAGTGGTTTCATCCCTTTGGCAGTCCTTGCAGGATTCCTGACCGGGTCAGCACGCTGCGAATGCGACAGGATCTCGATGATGTACTGATGACTCTGAAGCATCAGGGGAAGATCCAGGTGATCGACATCTTCAATGTCTTTTGCCCTGAGGATTCTTGCACCTACACCGCACCTAGTGGCGAAGTACTCTACCGGGATGAATACTCCCACCCTTCGGTGGAGGCTGTCCGTTTGGCGGCCCCAATTCTGCGCCGGTATCTGACCGCCCTCCGGGGTTCTTAA
- the istA gene encoding IS21 family transposase, translating to MSKRRVSGSQQVAAAAAGISVSSPHRIDRGRIQPKAAKPRGRRRPDPLAEVWEPFLVPLLERHPALTPTTLLEHLQEQKPDQDWSLLKRTLQRRVQHWKALHGPAPEVMFPLAYQPGEIGFCDFTKVKRVEITLRGEPFPHLLFHYRLAWSGWAYGQVIHGGESFVALSEGLQNALAACGGVPKELRTDRLSAASRNRDGSYAIDITPRYQGLCNHYGLSPSRNNRGVAHENGIIEAPHGHVKRRLEQKLLLRVKRHPELVLRRHENWPTLWGCSAGLLTP from the coding sequence ATGTCCAAGCGACGAGTCAGCGGCAGCCAGCAGGTGGCTGCCGCTGCGGCGGGCATTTCGGTGAGCAGTCCCCACCGGATTGATCGCGGCCGCATCCAACCCAAAGCCGCCAAGCCCCGTGGTCGGCGGCGTCCAGACCCATTGGCTGAGGTGTGGGAGCCCTTCCTGGTGCCCCTGCTTGAACGCCATCCGGCCCTCACGCCCACCACGCTGCTGGAGCACCTGCAGGAGCAAAAGCCAGATCAGGACTGGAGTTTGCTCAAACGCACCCTGCAACGGCGGGTCCAGCATTGGAAGGCCCTCCATGGCCCGGCGCCCGAGGTGATGTTCCCGCTGGCTTATCAGCCTGGAGAGATCGGCTTCTGCGATTTCACCAAGGTCAAGCGGGTTGAGATCACCCTGCGCGGTGAGCCCTTTCCGCATCTGCTGTTCCACTACCGCCTGGCCTGGAGCGGCTGGGCCTACGGCCAGGTGATCCATGGTGGCGAGAGTTTTGTCGCCCTCTCAGAAGGACTGCAGAACGCCCTGGCCGCCTGCGGCGGTGTGCCTAAAGAGCTACGCACCGATCGCTTATCTGCCGCCAGCCGTAACCGAGACGGCAGCTATGCCATCGACATCACCCCCCGCTACCAGGGCCTCTGCAACCACTACGGCCTTTCGCCCAGCCGCAACAACCGTGGTGTGGCCCATGAGAACGGCATCATCGAGGCACCCCACGGCCATGTGAAACGGCGGCTGGAGCAGAAGCTGCTGCTGCGTGTCAAGCGACATCCGGAATTGGTCCTCCGGCGACACGAAAACTGGCCCACCCTGTGGGGCTGTAGCGCCGGCTTGTTGACGCCGTAG